The uncultured Roseibium sp. DNA segment GAAGGGCAACCGCTTTCTGGAGGGCGTGCGCGAAGGACTTGTGGCCATGACCCTGCCGCTGCCGGGCTACTACAGCGGCACGCAGCCGCTGTTCACCGTCCCGAGCCTGCCGGGGATTTCGGAAAGCTATGACGACCTGAAAGCGCTCATGGCCTCCGACTACGGCGACAAGGTGCGCGTAATCTATCACGACACCTACAATGCCACACAACTCATGGGCACTGCCTTCTGCCCGCAGACGCTGTTCTCCACAAAGCCGATCACGATGGTCGAAGACTGGTCGGGCAAGAAGCTGCGCGTGAACAACAGGGGAACCGGCCTGGTTGCGGCCGAACTCGGAGCAATCAGCGTTTCGCTGTCCGCCGGCGAAGTTCTGCCGGCCCTGGAGCGCGGCGTCATTGATGGCGTCATCACCGACAGTTGCTGGGCCTATGGCGCCGGCTTCAGCACGGTGATCTCCAACGCGGCCGATTGGCCGATGGGCAGTGTGGTACCGACGCCGGTGCTGGTGAACAACGATGCCTGGGCCTCCCTTCCGGAAGATCTCCGGGAAACCGTCGCTGCCGAGTTCCGAAAGATCGAATCGGACTTCGAAAACCGGTGGCGCGAGCGCGTGGCCGAGATGCCCGCCCTGTGGCGTGAAGCCGGTGTCGACTACATCAATGTCCCCGACGCGGAGATGGACAAGGTCTATTCCGAAGAGGTTCAGGCGCCGGTGCTGGCCGCATGGCGTGAGGACATGAAACGTGCGGGCCTCGATGCCGATGCGGTGCTGTCGAGCGCGAAAGCCGCTGTCGGGAACTGATGATGACGATTGCTGATGGCATGGTGTCGGGGGCGCATAAGCCCTCGACGGTCTCCGGCCTCGTGACCGCCGGCTCGCGCTTTCTGGCACTCTTCGCGGTTTTCGCGATGCTGGCGAGCGTGAATTTCGAGGTGATCGGCCGGAGTTTCTTCGGTCATGCAACCATCTGGGTAACGGAAGTCTCCACCTATCTGGTGGTCGTCATTACCTTCGCCGGCACGGCCTTCGTCGCCGGCCGGGACGCCAATGTACGGGTGGACCTGCTGCTCAACCGGCTGTCGCCGGCCTTCCAGGCGACTGTCTCGAAAGCGCTGGCCTGGCTTTCGGTTTTCATCGCCCTTGTGGTTCTCTGGAAAGTCACCGGGTTCTGGGCCGAAAACTACGAAAGCGGCGCGCGAAGCTGGAGCCTTCTCAACACGCCGCTCTGGATTCCCCAGCTTTCGGCGGTCGTCGGTCTGAGCGGGCTGGTTGTGACCCTCGCCTTGTCTTCGGCTTCCCGTTCCCGTGCCTGGGGCTATGGTCCGGTCGCGGCCGCCTTGCTTTACGTTCTTCTCGACGGGGCCGGCCTCATTCCCGGCGGCCTGTCGCCACACCGGTCTATTCTGCTGCTTGGCGGCCTGACGGTTCTTGCCGCTGCTCTCTGCTCCGGCCGTTGCGCGGCCTCTGCCGTCGTCTTGCTGGCCGCACCGGCTGTCATAGTGTTCCTGGCAACGAAGGACATGACGCTCGCCTCGAAATCGGCTGGAATGATCCTTGTTCTATTCTTTCTGCTGTTCGCCGGTCTGCCGGTGGTCTTCAGCCTGTTTGCCATCGGAATTTCCGCCATGCTGTTCTGGCTCCCGCCGATCAGCCTCAATTATATCGGCGAGCGGGCCTGGCAGGCGGTGAACACGTTTGAACTGGCGGCTATTCCCATGTTCGTCATGATGGGAAGTGTGCTGGTGCGCAGCAATGCCTCCGGCGAAATGTTCGCGGCAACCCGCCTGGGCATGGGCCGCGTTCGGGGCGGGCTCGCCTATGCCTCCATCCTCGCCTCGGGGATATTCGCGGCGGTTTCCGGGTCGAGCCTTGCCACGGCCGCCACGATGGGGCGCGTCGCCGGACCGGAAATGATGTCGGAAGGATACCGCCCGGAACTCGCCTATGGCGTTCTCGCCGCCGGGGGAACGCTCGGTATCCTGATCCCGCCAAGCATCGCCATGATCGTCTACGGTCCGCTGGCCGGCGTGCCGGTGACCGAACTGTTCATGGCAGGTATCGTTCCGGGTCTTCTGATGATCGCGGCCTTCGCCCTGGTCGTGCTGGTCTGGACCATGGTCGACGGCGCGGCCGCACCTGCGGGCCAAGGCTATACGCTCCGCCAGAAGCTTGCCGCCTTCAAAGGGGTCATGCCCTTCCTCGTCCTCATGATCCTGGTGCTCGGTTCCCTCTATGCCGGGGTCGCGACCCCGACGGAAGCCGGAGCGGTCGGTGTGCTGGGCGCCTTGGGCATCAGCCTCGCGCGCGGCACCCTGACCTGGCGCGCCTTTATCGGCTCTCTGGAGGAAGCCGCTCTGGCCACGTCCTTCCTGCTGATGATCGCCGTCGGATCGTCGGTGATGGGGTTCGCGGTCGACTTTCTGTCCATGCCTCAGGAACTGGTGAATGTCGTCAAGCAGATGAACCTGTCGGACATCGGCCTCTTCGCGGCAATTGTCGTCCTGTTCCTGGTCCTCGGCATGTTCGTCGAACCGATCAGCATGGTGCTGATGACTCTACCGATCCTGCTACCGGTGATCACGGCAGCGGGATGGGATCCGCTGTGGTTCGGGATCGTCCTGGTCATGCTTGTCGAGATCGGCCTGATTACGCCTCCCGTGGGCATGATCCTCTATGTCCTGGCCGGCGTTTCGGAGCAGAAGGTTTCGCTGGGCACAATTTCGATCGGAACCCTGCCGTTCGTCGGAGCGTTTCTGGCCATGGTCTTCCTGTTATTTGCCGTCCCGGAGTTCATCACCTTCCTGCCGGAGATGCTCAGATGACCGATCAGACAAAGACGCCCTTCGACTGCCGCCCGGTCGAAGACTGGCTTGAGAGCGAGCGGGTGGCCGGCCGGTTGAGCGGCGGCGTCATGGAAATCCGTCAGGCGGGCGCGACCGTATTCTCCAGCACCTTCGGTACAAAGGACACCGAAGGAACACCGGTCACCGCCGATACCGCCTACTGGATCGCCTCCATGACCAAGCCGATCGTTTCGGTGGCGGCGATGAGGCTCGTCGAACAAGGGCACTTCGGCCTGAGCGACCCGGTCCGCGACTTCATTCCGGGCTTCGGCGAGAACGGCGTCCTGAGTGACGACGGCACCATTGTCGATGCCGTGAGGCCACCGGTGATCCGGGATCTGATGACCCATGTTTCCGGCGTCACCTACGGCCAGTTCGGCAATGAGACCATCCATGGCCGTTACCTGGAGAAAAAGGTCTACGACTTCTTTTCAGACAATGCCCGAATGGCGGCACGTTTGTCCGAGTTGCCCCTGTTGCACCAGCCGGGCACGGTGTTCGAATACGGCATGTCGACGGACCTTCTCGGGCGTGTGATCGAAGTCGTGACCGGCACGGCGCTGGACCGCGCTCTGCGGGACCTCGTGCTCGATCCGCTTGCCATGGACGATACGGCGTTCCTTCCCGACCCGGTCAGGATCGCGGTCCTTCCGCCCTCCCCGACGCAACGGGCCCTTGCCCCGCCTCTCACGCCCGAGCAGACGTGGTTCTCGGGCGGCGGCGGTCTGTGTTCGACGGTGCCCGATTACATGCGTTTTGCCGAGATGCTCCGGCAAGGCGGTGCCCTGGAGGACGTGCGCCTGCTGCGTTCGGAAACGTTGACCACCATGCTGCGGGACCAGCTTCCCGCGGATGTCGGCTACGGCTCCTACACCGGTGGCCTCGGCATCACCGCGCCCACACCTGAAAACGGCCTCGGGTTCGGACTCGGCTTCGCGGTCAGGACCGGACGACGCGACCATCTGCCCGGCGGTTTGGGAGAATTCCTGTGGCCGGGAGTGTCCGGCGCCAATTTCTGGGTGGACCCGGAAAACGATCTGATCACAGTGTTTCTGACCCATGCCCCGGAACACCGGGGGCAACACCGGATCGGTTTGCGAAACGCCGTTTATGCCGGACTGAAACAGGACTGACACGATGCTGTTTAAAAACACCGCCGTTCTGGGAGCAGGCACGATCGGCATGAGCTGGGCCGCGCTCTTCGCTGCAACCGGCCGAGGAGTTGCCGTTTTCGATCCGTCTCCGGACACAGAGACCCGCGTCCTGTCGCTGATCGAACATGTTGCGGAAACGCTCGACGCCCTGGGTTTCGACCATGCCGGCGATACCGGCAAAATCCGCTTCACCGGCGATGCGGCGGATGCCGTCAAGGGCGCGGACTTTATTCAGGAGAACGTTCCCGAACGGCTGGACGTCAAACACCGGCTCTTTCGCCAGATCGAACCCGAACTGGGCGACAACGCCATCATTGGCAGCTCGACCTCTGGGCTGAGGCTATCCGAAATGCAGGATGGATTTGCCGACCCCGGCCGCTTCATTCTCGCCCACCCGTTCAACCCGCCCCATCTCATTCCCCTGGTGGAGCTGATGGGCAACGAGCGGACGGCCAACGGCGTTCTGGACACGGCCCAGGATTTCTATGAAAGCATGGGCAAGGTCTGTGTCCGCCTGCGTAAGGAGGTTCCCGGGCATATCGCCAACCGACTGCAGGCAGCAATCTGGCGCGAGGCGATCCATCTGGCCGTCGAGGGGGTTGCCAGTGTCGAGGACATCGACAAGGCCGTCGCTTTCGGACCCGGCCTTCGCTGGGCCGCCATGGGACCCAACAGCCTGTTCCATCTGGGAGGCGGTCCCGGCGGCATCCGGGCCTTCTGCGATCACCTGGGCGAACCAATTCAAGGCTGGTGGGAAGATCTCGGCAAGCCTCAACTTACCCCAGATGTCATCGACACCCTGGAGAAGGGGGTCGATGACATGATGCAGGGTGCTTCTCTTCAGGATCTCGCGACCAGACGAGATCGTCTGATCCTGAATTATCTTCTGGCGAGAGCCCGATCGTCGTGATCGCTTAGGCGCGGTAGCCGATATCGATGACGGCGTGGCCTTCGGTCAGGCGCGAGACACAGCTGCACATCTTGCGGCTCTCGCGCTTTTCCTCTTCGGAGAAGAAAACGTCACGGTGGTCCACATCGGCGTCGGCTTCGACGATATCGACCGCGCAGAGGCCGCACTCGCCGCGCTGGCAATCATAAATCATCTCGACCCCGGCGTCGGTCAGGGCCGCCAGCAGCGTCTTGTCCGGCGGCACGGTCACCGTGATGTTCTTGTTGAGGACATCGACCTGGAAGGTGTTTTCGGCAAACTTTCCATTGTCACCGAAGACCTCGTAGCGCAGGCGGCTGACCGGACGACCGGATGCCGCCCAGGCCGCCTTGACGGCTTCGAGCATGCCCAGCGGCCCGCAGACATAAAGCTCGCCATCGGCGGGAAGGGTTGCGATTTCCCGTTCCAGATCGATGTGCTGACCGTCATCGGAGCAATAAAGCGACAGGCTTTCGCCGAGGACCTCCGAAAGCTCGTCGACGAACGGCATCGCGGCGCGGTTCTTTGCGGCGTAGTGCATCCGCACCGTCGCGCCCTGCTTCGCCAATGCCTTGGCCATGCCGTAAATCGGTGTCACGCCAATCCCGCCGGCGAGCAGCAGGTATTCGCTGGCCCGCCAGGACAGTTCGAACCGGTTTTCCGGCACCGTGACTTCGACGTCCATCCCCGGCTCAAGGGTAAAGATATACTTCGATCCGCCGCGGCTTTGTTCGTGCAGCTTCACCGCGATCGAAAGCCGGCCCTGACCGGCAGGAAGGCAGGTGTAAGTTCTGATCGCCGGCTTTCCGCCGATCGTCACCTTGATGTTGGTGTGCGAGCCCGCATCGAAGGCAGGCAAACCGCCCTCGACATCGAACACCAGCCGGCGTACGTCGCTCGCCACGTCCGTCACGGACGCGACCCGGGCCTTGCGCCAATCAATGAGATTCTTCATCGCTCTCCCTCGTATCCAGGGCCTTACTCGGCCGCGACCCTAACCGCCTGCTCTTCATCGATCATTCGATCGATCAGCCTGCGGGCCCACATGGAACCGGAATCGATGTTGAGATTGTAGAAGATGTGATCGGGGTTCTCCTCGATCGCCTTCTGCTGGGCCTCGAGAACCGCCTCATCTTCCCGGAACACGCCAGACACGCCTTCGCGCAACTGATGGGTGCGGGCCTGGTTCTTCAGGTCGTAGTTGCGGGCAAAGGCCCAGAAATAGTGGCAAGTCGTATCGGTCTCCGGCGTCATCGTGTTGAGCACCCGACCATCCACGCCTTTGGAGCGGTCGCCTTCCGGTGCGCCCGTCCCGGTCGGAGCGATACCGACCTCGATAACGATCGTGCTCGGCGCTTCGAAATTGATGATCTGCCAGCGGTCGACATGATCTTTCTGGCCCAATTGAGCTGCCCAGAACGGGGGGGCCTCGATGTCGACCATCCAGCGGGTAACCTTCGCCTTGCGGTCGGTATGGGTAGTCTCGAACGGCGCTTCAGCGACGGCGCGATTGCCGATGGACGAGCCGTGGACGAAGGTCTCATGGGTCAGGTCCATCAGGTTATCGACCACGAGCCGGTAATCGCACTTGGCATGAATATGCTTGCCGTCGGCGGCCCAGTCGGGATCGTCGTTCCAGTGCATGTCCGGCACCTTGGACGGATCGGCCAGCGCCGGGTTGCCCGGCCAGACCCAGATGAAGCGATGCTTTTCGACGATCGGGTAACTTTTGACACAGGCTGACGGATTGATCGTTTCCTGCGACGGCATGTATACACACCGGCCGCTGTCGTCATATTCAAGCCCATGATACGGGCAGATGACATTGTCGCCGTTCAGTTCGCCACCGGACAGCGGAACGAGCCTGTGCCAGCAAGCATCGGCAAGAGCAACCGCCTCACCGTTCTCTTTCCTGTACAGAACCAAAGGCTTATTGCAGATTTTACGTGAAAGAAGCGAGCGCCCGACTTCAACGTCATAGGCAGCCGCGTACCAGGCATTCAGCGGGAAAGTCTGTCCGGTCATATCTCACCCTCCTCGACGCAACCCTTCAGTTACGCCCTCATGTATACATTCCCTCTTATGTATACATTTCTACTTACGTAGAATCCAGAGCTTTCCGCTGCTCTTGTGAATTTTTCACCCCAAAATGAATACAATTCTCGAGTTCGGATCTGGATAATCGACATCAAAACAGAAAAAGGGTGCAGATCACACCGATCTGTACCCTTTGCAATAATCTTTTATCTCATTGTTTATTATAGATATTTCATCCAGGACTAAGGCCAGAAGGACAAGGCATCGTCGCTCGATTTCGTGTATGCATTTCGACGGAAGGCCGGTCAATTCATCAGGGACGGCAGGTAGAGGACGAGACCGGGGAACGCGATCACGATGGCCACGACCACCAGGTCGACGATCAGGAACGGAATCACGCCCTTGAAGATCTGCATCACGGTGACATATCGGGCCGCAACGTTCTTGATGACGAACACGTTCATCCCGACCGGCGGGGTAATCATGCCGACCTCGAGAAGCTTGACCACCAGAACGCCGAACCAGACCAGGCTGATCGATTCCGCCTTCAGAATCGGCAGCAGCACCGGGAGGGTTACCAACATGGCGCCAAAGGGCTCCATGAACATGCCCAGCACGAAATAAAGCACGACGATGAGGAGCATCAGTTCCACATAGCTGAGATCGGCTCCATTGACCGCGCTCGCCAGAAAGCCCGTCAGTCCGGTCAGTCCGAGAAAGCGGGTGAACATGGCTGCCCCGACACCGATAATGAACAGCGATGACGCGGTCATCAGCGTTTCGATCATCGACGTCTTGAAGAGGCCGAACGTCAGACGTTTCGTCAGAACCGAGATCAGGATCGACCCGAGTGCGCCGACCGCCCCCGCTTCCGTGGCCGTAAAAATGCCGGAAAACAGGCCACCGAAGACGATCAGCATCAGCACCAGCACCGGCCAGATCTCAAGCACCGCCTTGCGCGTGTCGATATCATGGGCATCGAGCGGCCGCGGCGGCGCGATATCCGGCCTCAACCAGCAGGTCAGCAGCACGACGACCGAATAGGCGATTGCGGTCAGAATGCCGATGGTAATGCCGCCGACGAAAACCTGGGTCACGGACGTTTCGGCAAAGACACCGTAGACGATCATCAGGATCGACGGCGGGATCAGGGCTCCGATCGTCCCGCCCGCGGCGATCGATCCGCTGGCGAAACTGGCCGAATAGCCGGACTTGATCATTTCGGGGATCGCGATCCGGCCCATGGCGGCAGCCGTGGCGAGCGACGAGCCGCAGACGGCGGCAAAGCCCGAACAGGCAAAAATCGACGAGATAGCCAGAGCGCCCGGTATTCGGCGCAACACCGCCTTGGCGGCATCGAACAACCCTCCGGTCAGACCGGTGTGAAACGCGATGAAGCCCATCAGAAGGAACATCGGCACAGCGGACAGTGTCCAGTTGGACACGAAGGAGAACGGCGTCGAGGACAGGATGCCGATGGCGGGCGTGATACCCAGAAGCCAGGCAATGCCTGCCACGGGAACCGCGATCAGAGCAAGGGCGACAGGCACCCGAAGCGCGAGCAGAAGGAACAGGACAAGGACGCCCACAAAGCCGGTTGCGACGCTCATTTCCTGGGCTCCTGCTTGGGTACGAATATGCGAACGGCCGTTGTCAGCGTTGCCAGGCCGAAGCCGAGCGGCACGAGGAAATAAGCCGGCCATGTGGGAACACGCAGGCTCTGCGCCAGCACGAACGTGCCCGTGTCGAAGTTTCTGAGCGCGGTCAACCAGGTCACCCAGGCGAGTGCGCCGTAGATGATGGTCGAGAACGCCGCCACAAACCGATTGGACCAGTAGAGCCCGCGCGGTCCCAGGAAGGATTCGATGACCTCGACCTGCACCATACCGCCGCCCCGTTCGACCCAGGCCAGGGGAATGAAGGCTGCCGCGATCATGTAGTAGTGGGTCACGATCTCATAGGTCGCCGGGATCGGCGCATTGACGGTGTTGCGCAACACAACGTCAGCCACGACATGAAGCATGAGCGTGATGATGGCGAGTGC contains these protein-coding regions:
- a CDS encoding PDR/VanB family oxidoreductase, which codes for MKNLIDWRKARVASVTDVASDVRRLVFDVEGGLPAFDAGSHTNIKVTIGGKPAIRTYTCLPAGQGRLSIAVKLHEQSRGGSKYIFTLEPGMDVEVTVPENRFELSWRASEYLLLAGGIGVTPIYGMAKALAKQGATVRMHYAAKNRAAMPFVDELSEVLGESLSLYCSDDGQHIDLEREIATLPADGELYVCGPLGMLEAVKAAWAASGRPVSRLRYEVFGDNGKFAENTFQVDVLNKNITVTVPPDKTLLAALTDAGVEMIYDCQRGECGLCAVDIVEADADVDHRDVFFSEEEKRESRKMCSCVSRLTEGHAVIDIGYRA
- a CDS encoding serine hydrolase domain-containing protein; this encodes MTDQTKTPFDCRPVEDWLESERVAGRLSGGVMEIRQAGATVFSSTFGTKDTEGTPVTADTAYWIASMTKPIVSVAAMRLVEQGHFGLSDPVRDFIPGFGENGVLSDDGTIVDAVRPPVIRDLMTHVSGVTYGQFGNETIHGRYLEKKVYDFFSDNARMAARLSELPLLHQPGTVFEYGMSTDLLGRVIEVVTGTALDRALRDLVLDPLAMDDTAFLPDPVRIAVLPPSPTQRALAPPLTPEQTWFSGGGGLCSTVPDYMRFAEMLRQGGALEDVRLLRSETLTTMLRDQLPADVGYGSYTGGLGITAPTPENGLGFGLGFAVRTGRRDHLPGGLGEFLWPGVSGANFWVDPENDLITVFLTHAPEHRGQHRIGLRNAVYAGLKQD
- a CDS encoding TRAP transporter large permease subunit, with the protein product MTIADGMVSGAHKPSTVSGLVTAGSRFLALFAVFAMLASVNFEVIGRSFFGHATIWVTEVSTYLVVVITFAGTAFVAGRDANVRVDLLLNRLSPAFQATVSKALAWLSVFIALVVLWKVTGFWAENYESGARSWSLLNTPLWIPQLSAVVGLSGLVVTLALSSASRSRAWGYGPVAAALLYVLLDGAGLIPGGLSPHRSILLLGGLTVLAAALCSGRCAASAVVLLAAPAVIVFLATKDMTLASKSAGMILVLFFLLFAGLPVVFSLFAIGISAMLFWLPPISLNYIGERAWQAVNTFELAAIPMFVMMGSVLVRSNASGEMFAATRLGMGRVRGGLAYASILASGIFAAVSGSSLATAATMGRVAGPEMMSEGYRPELAYGVLAAGGTLGILIPPSIAMIVYGPLAGVPVTELFMAGIVPGLLMIAAFALVVLVWTMVDGAAAPAGQGYTLRQKLAAFKGVMPFLVLMILVLGSLYAGVATPTEAGAVGVLGALGISLARGTLTWRAFIGSLEEAALATSFLLMIAVGSSVMGFAVDFLSMPQELVNVVKQMNLSDIGLFAAIVVLFLVLGMFVEPISMVLMTLPILLPVITAAGWDPLWFGIVLVMLVEIGLITPPVGMILYVLAGVSEQKVSLGTISIGTLPFVGAFLAMVFLLFAVPEFITFLPEMLR
- a CDS encoding TRAP transporter small permease — protein: MRLLFRVQDGLLTLLALIGALAIITLMLHVVADVVLRNTVNAPIPATYEIVTHYYMIAAAFIPLAWVERGGGMVQVEVIESFLGPRGLYWSNRFVAAFSTIIYGALAWVTWLTALRNFDTGTFVLAQSLRVPTWPAYFLVPLGFGLATLTTAVRIFVPKQEPRK
- a CDS encoding 3-hydroxyacyl-CoA dehydrogenase NAD-binding domain-containing protein — protein: MLFKNTAVLGAGTIGMSWAALFAATGRGVAVFDPSPDTETRVLSLIEHVAETLDALGFDHAGDTGKIRFTGDAADAVKGADFIQENVPERLDVKHRLFRQIEPELGDNAIIGSSTSGLRLSEMQDGFADPGRFILAHPFNPPHLIPLVELMGNERTANGVLDTAQDFYESMGKVCVRLRKEVPGHIANRLQAAIWREAIHLAVEGVASVEDIDKAVAFGPGLRWAAMGPNSLFHLGGGPGGIRAFCDHLGEPIQGWWEDLGKPQLTPDVIDTLEKGVDDMMQGASLQDLATRRDRLILNYLLARARSS
- the dctP gene encoding TRAP transporter substrate-binding protein DctP, whose product is MKHSITFVFAAGIVALSSPTRAQTTEWTLAYLPVKGTIYEEVALAIPERIEKVTDGRLKITANSSLMKGNRFLEGVREGLVAMTLPLPGYYSGTQPLFTVPSLPGISESYDDLKALMASDYGDKVRVIYHDTYNATQLMGTAFCPQTLFSTKPITMVEDWSGKKLRVNNRGTGLVAAELGAISVSLSAGEVLPALERGVIDGVITDSCWAYGAGFSTVISNAADWPMGSVVPTPVLVNNDAWASLPEDLRETVAAEFRKIESDFENRWRERVAEMPALWREAGVDYINVPDAEMDKVYSEEVQAPVLAAWREDMKRAGLDADAVLSSAKAAVGN
- a CDS encoding aromatic ring-hydroxylating dioxygenase subunit alpha, which produces MTGQTFPLNAWYAAAYDVEVGRSLLSRKICNKPLVLYRKENGEAVALADACWHRLVPLSGGELNGDNVICPYHGLEYDDSGRCVYMPSQETINPSACVKSYPIVEKHRFIWVWPGNPALADPSKVPDMHWNDDPDWAADGKHIHAKCDYRLVVDNLMDLTHETFVHGSSIGNRAVAEAPFETTHTDRKAKVTRWMVDIEAPPFWAAQLGQKDHVDRWQIINFEAPSTIVIEVGIAPTGTGAPEGDRSKGVDGRVLNTMTPETDTTCHYFWAFARNYDLKNQARTHQLREGVSGVFREDEAVLEAQQKAIEENPDHIFYNLNIDSGSMWARRLIDRMIDEEQAVRVAAE
- a CDS encoding TRAP transporter large permease yields the protein MSVATGFVGVLVLFLLLALRVPVALALIAVPVAGIAWLLGITPAIGILSSTPFSFVSNWTLSAVPMFLLMGFIAFHTGLTGGLFDAAKAVLRRIPGALAISSIFACSGFAAVCGSSLATAAAMGRIAIPEMIKSGYSASFASGSIAAGGTIGALIPPSILMIVYGVFAETSVTQVFVGGITIGILTAIAYSVVVLLTCWLRPDIAPPRPLDAHDIDTRKAVLEIWPVLVLMLIVFGGLFSGIFTATEAGAVGALGSILISVLTKRLTFGLFKTSMIETLMTASSLFIIGVGAAMFTRFLGLTGLTGFLASAVNGADLSYVELMLLIVVLYFVLGMFMEPFGAMLVTLPVLLPILKAESISLVWFGVLVVKLLEVGMITPPVGMNVFVIKNVAARYVTVMQIFKGVIPFLIVDLVVVAIVIAFPGLVLYLPSLMN